The Nocardioides houyundeii genome includes the window AGGTTCCACCTGACAGTCGAAGGGAGCATCCCCATGGACACCCGCATCATCCTGCTGCCTGCCCTCCGGCTCGTCGGTCACGCCACGCGCGTGCCGTTGACCCACCAAGGCGTCAACCCGCACATCGCCGAGCACGTCGCTGCCATCCCGGCGGAGGAGACCATGCGGCTCAAGGCGCTCAACGACACCGAGCCCGCCGGGGTGCTGGCCGTCAGCGACGACCTCGACCCCGACCGTGCCGAGGGCAGCGAGCTCACCTATCTGCACGGCGTGGCGACGACCGGCACCCCGCCCGACGGGCTCGACGTCATCGACGTGCCTGTCGGCACCTGGGCCGTCTTCCGCACCGAGGGGCCGCACCCGCAGGCGCTGCAGGACGCGTGGGCGGCGACGGCCACGACGTGGTTCCCCTCACAGCCGTGGCGGCTGCGTCCCGGGCCCGAGATCGTCGCGATGCTCGCCTTCGATGCCGACGCCGGTACGGCGACCTGCGAGCTCTGGCTGCCGGTGGAGCCGCAGTAGCCGCCGGCCCGGGCGCCGCACCGAGGCGTTCAGTCGATAACCCCGCACGCGACGCGGGTGCCGGCGTCGCCGGTGGCGAGCGTGGTCGCGTCCGGCCCCGGCACGCCGCCGGCGGCGTAGCGGTCGGGGATGTTGGCGAAGTTGTCGCGCCCGCTGTGCACCATCACTGCGGAGCCGTCGTCGTCGCGCAGCTCGTCAAGGGTGAACCGGTCGGTCACGAAGCTGCTCCACGCGCGACCGTCGTCGGTCACCAGCAGCGGGGGCAGGTCACCGGCGTGGTCGCCGTGCTCGGGGCTGTCGCCGGCGTAGTGGCCGCCCGCCGTGGTGAAGGGTCCGTCCGGGGCGTCGGCCTCGCACAGTCCGGTGCCGTGGACGTGCAACCCGTGGAAGCCCGGGGTGAGCCCCTGGGCCATGACGTCGACCTGCACGTGGCCGTGCTTCTCGCGCAGCGTCGCCAAGCCGATCCGGGCGCCGTCGACGCCGCTGAGCGCGACCCGCTCGACCCCGGCGCGGTGGTGGTGGCCGTGGCCGGGGTGACCCCAGCCGGGGTAGTCGCCGTGATGGCCCCCGTGCCTGCCGCCGTGCTTGCCGGGCGACCGGCTGTCGTCGCCGCTCGCGGTCCCGCTGGCCACGGCGGTCCCGCCGACGAGGACCAGCGCTGCCGCACTTGCCAAGGTGAGCCTGAGTGCCGTGAAGCCTTCCCGCATCTTCCTCACACCTTCCCGAGGGTCTGGTCTGATCGGACCTTCTCCACGGTGGCTGCTCCGGCCCGGCGGCGCAACGGCCGGATCGCTCACCGCACGGCCCGGCGCCCAGCGAGGCCGCTGTCTCGGTGTGAGACCGGCCAGGTCGTGTCCCGGCGGCTGATCAACCGGTTCTGACCAACGCCGGATCCGGAGGGGTGAGCCCGTGCCGGCGGATCACCCGTTCCCGCTGCTCGGGAGTCGCGAGGACGGCGAGGTCCTCCAGCAGCATGGCCTGCTGCGCTAGACGGCGCCGCGCTTGGCCTGCGCGAGCAGCTCGGTGAGACCGGCGGTGTCGACCTCCGCGCCGTACGCCGGCTGGTCGCGGTCGAAGCGCCAGCCCTCGGAGAGCGGCCCGACGTCGACCACGTCATAGCCGATCTCGTCGGTGAGCGCGGTGACCGTCGCCTTCGCCGACGCGTCGTCACCGGCCATCGGCAGGGCACGACGACCGGGGGTGCCGGCGGGGACGCCCTTGGTGGCGAGGTGGCCGGCCTGGATGGCGTTGAAGAGCTTCACCACCTGCGACTGCGGCAGGTGGGCGGCGAGGATCTCGCTCGGCGTGGTCTCGCCGGCGTCGATCTCGGCGACGTGGCCGTCGCGCTCGAAGTAGTAGTTGTTGGTGTCGATGACGACCTTGCCGGCCAGCGGCGCGACCGGCACCTGGTCGACGGCCAGGAACGGCACCGACACGACGACGACCTCCCCGGCCTGGGCCGCCTCCTCGGCGGTGGCGGCTCGGGCGCGCTCACCGATCTCCGAGACGAGGTCCGCGAGCGTCTCGGGCCCGCGCGAGTTGCTGACGACGACGTCATGACCCTGGGCCGCGAAGAGCCTGGCCAGGGTGCCGCCGATGTTGCCGCTGCCGATGAAGCCGATGTTTGTCATAGAGGGCGAACGGCCTACGCCGACGCATTGTTCCGCCGGGTGAAGGATGCCAACGGGTTCTGCCTGGTCCCGACGGGTTGCTGCCCCCGACAGCAGGCCTGCGTCAAAACGCGGAGACGGACCCCGAGGAACGCTCAGCGCGGGACAGCGCCCGCACCACCTGGAACCCGTGTCGACGCAGCGACAACGAGGCCAGCAGGGCCGCGACCACTTCGTCGACCTCGTCGCCGAAGACCGGCGTGGGTCGACCCACACTGGTGGCCAGGTCGTCGGCGTGCACCACGAGCTCCATGAGACGGACGGCCAGGAAGTCGTCGAGCGCCAGGGCGCACCCCTGCCACGGCACGTACGTCGTGGGACCGGCCGCGGCGATGGCGGCGGGCAGGTCGTCCCGGGACCGGTCGAGCACCGCGACGGAGTCGGCGTGTCCGGCCTGGGCCATGGCGTTGAAGTCGTCACGGATGGAGGTGTTCTCCACGGCGTCCACAGGCGCGCCGAGCCAGTCCACCCGATCGAAGTAGTCCTTCAGGGACAGCGGGTTTGCGTCGCGAGGCGTCTCAGCCCGAAGGAACTCCACGGCGCACTCCGGCTGGCTGACCAGGTGTCTGGCCACCCCGCCCACGGTCATCCCGGGAAGGGCGGACTCCAGGTGCCAGGCGTTCTCGACCTCGGGGGCCCGCACCAGAGGCGCCAGCGCGTCGGCGGCGCGCGGCACCAGCGAGCGATCGAGCGTCCCGGCGAAGGAGAGTGGCATCCGCCGACGGTAGCGGCGCCGATCGGGCCGGCGTCAAGAGCCGCTCACCCACTGAGGGCGACCCAGGAGATACCGCGGAACCGCTCGTGGTCCAGGTCTAGGGACTGTTCCGTGCCTTCCGGCGCTTGCGCCAGTCGAGAAGGGCGTTGACGGCACGGGCGATCCCGTAGCCCTGGCCACCCATCCAGCTCTCCCGGGCGACATGCATGGGCGCGTCCGCGTCAGGTACGGGGTTGCGTTGGCCAGGGATGCGCTTGGGCTGCTGAACCATGGCTCAATATGGCACGCTGCGGACTTGCACGCCCGCGCAATCGGTATGGGTTCGGACGGGAACGTCATCGGAACGCCGATGAGCATAGGCTGCCAATGTGACCCAGAGCACAGCGCGCAACCCTCGGCCGCCGCTGCCCAGCAGCGTGCGCTTCGCCGACCGGGCCACCGCCCGCTTCCCTGACCTCGCACCGACGTACTTCGACGCCATGTGGGACGGCGACCCCCACGCCGACGCCTTCGTCGCCGACTTCGCCACCATCGGCCACGGCCGTGCCATGAAGATTCTCCGCGCCGCCTGCCGGGACGGGATCTCCTCGGTCACCGACGCCCCCGAGTCGCTCCGGGCGCTCTTCGCTGAGCTCGACGCCGTACCGGACTGGGTGGACCTGGCCGAGATCGACGCCTCCGCCAAGCACCTGGGTCGCTACACCCGACAGGCCGGGGTCGTCCTGGGCGCCGCCTCGCTGGTCAGCGGCTACGCCAACTCCGCAGCCTCACGTCCGCTGGAGCTGACCGGGCGCTACCTCGACAACGCGGGAGCGCGCACCATCGAGGTCGGCTCCTGGCTGGTCGAGTCCACGACCCCGGGCGGTCTGCACCGGTTCGCCCCCGGCTTCGAGCTGACCGTGCGGGTGCGGATCATCCATGCCCTGGTCCGGCATGCCCTCTCCGGCGACGACCGCTGGGACCTCCAGGCCTGGGGCGTGCCGATCAGCCAGGCGTTCATGGCCTACACCCTCATCGAGTTCTGCCTGATCCCCCTGCGCGGGATGAGCGCGATCGGCGCCCCCTACCTGCCCGGCGAGGTGGCCGGCTACTACGCGCGCTGGCGCTACATCGGACACCTGCTGGGCATCGACGCCGAGCTGCTGCCTCGTGATCGCGAGGAGCAGGAGGCCCTGGAGGAGATCTACCTGCTCACCCGGCCGGAGGTCGACGACTACTGCCGACGGCTGGTGGGCTCCATCAACTCCGAGTTCCTGGTGCCCGAGATCGAGCAGCTCCTCCCCCACCGACGGCTGTACGGCGTCGCCCCACCCGTGGTGCACGGCTTGGAGCGCGTCTTCCTGGGCGACGAGATCGCCGATGAGCTGGGCGTGCCCAACACCCGGGTGAAGCACCTGATCCGGGCGGTGGGTCCGGTGCTGGGCTCGGCCAACCGGGTCATCGACCGGATCCCGGGGACGCTCGGACCGCGCACCGGCTGGGGCGATCGATACCGGCTCAAGCAGGACGCCCGGCTCCGAGCGCGGTACTCGGTGCACCACGACCTGGTCGACGCCGCACCCGACGGGCAGGCGCACCCGGCCAGAGGGACCGCGGGCGAGGATTCCTAGTCCGGGACGGAGGACGAGTCGTTCAGGTCCCGCCCGACCAACCAGATCAATCCGCGCCCACAGCCGGGGTTCGTCTGCTCGGCCAAGGCGTCGTCGTGCACGAGCGCAACCCCGTACGCCAGGTCAGAACCCGCCTCCGCAGCGGCCCAGTCGATCACCTTCATCACATCTCCACCG containing:
- a CDS encoding maleylpyruvate isomerase N-terminal domain-containing protein, producing the protein MPLSFAGTLDRSLVPRAADALAPLVRAPEVENAWHLESALPGMTVGGVARHLVSQPECAVEFLRAETPRDANPLSLKDYFDRVDWLGAPVDAVENTSIRDDFNAMAQAGHADSVAVLDRSRDDLPAAIAAAGPTTYVPWQGCALALDDFLAVRLMELVVHADDLATSVGRPTPVFGDEVDEVVAALLASLSLRRHGFQVVRALSRAERSSGSVSAF
- a CDS encoding superoxide dismutase family protein; translated protein: MREGFTALRLTLASAAALVLVGGTAVASGTASGDDSRSPGKHGGRHGGHHGDYPGWGHPGHGHHHRAGVERVALSGVDGARIGLATLREKHGHVQVDVMAQGLTPGFHGLHVHGTGLCEADAPDGPFTTAGGHYAGDSPEHGDHAGDLPPLLVTDDGRAWSSFVTDRFTLDELRDDDGSAVMVHSGRDNFANIPDRYAAGGVPGPDATTLATGDAGTRVACGVID
- a CDS encoding AraC family transcriptional regulator → MIAALNHAVDEIESHLAADPSASVDVGGLATRLGTTEHHLRRMFSSLAAMPLSEYVRRRRMSLAAADLTEPNDDLLTVAVRYGYGSAEAFGRAFRAVHGASPGDVRRCGGPLRTQPRIRFHLTVEGSIPMDTRIILLPALRLVGHATRVPLTHQGVNPHIAEHVAAIPAEETMRLKALNDTEPAGVLAVSDDLDPDRAEGSELTYLHGVATTGTPPDGLDVIDVPVGTWAVFRTEGPHPQALQDAWAATATTWFPSQPWRLRPGPEIVAMLAFDADAGTATCELWLPVEPQ
- a CDS encoding NADPH-dependent F420 reductase, encoding MTNIGFIGSGNIGGTLARLFAAQGHDVVVSNSRGPETLADLVSEIGERARAATAEEAAQAGEVVVVSVPFLAVDQVPVAPLAGKVVIDTNNYYFERDGHVAEIDAGETTPSEILAAHLPQSQVVKLFNAIQAGHLATKGVPAGTPGRRALPMAGDDASAKATVTALTDEIGYDVVDVGPLSEGWRFDRDQPAYGAEVDTAGLTELLAQAKRGAV
- a CDS encoding oxygenase MpaB family protein; this encodes MTQSTARNPRPPLPSSVRFADRATARFPDLAPTYFDAMWDGDPHADAFVADFATIGHGRAMKILRAACRDGISSVTDAPESLRALFAELDAVPDWVDLAEIDASAKHLGRYTRQAGVVLGAASLVSGYANSAASRPLELTGRYLDNAGARTIEVGSWLVESTTPGGLHRFAPGFELTVRVRIIHALVRHALSGDDRWDLQAWGVPISQAFMAYTLIEFCLIPLRGMSAIGAPYLPGEVAGYYARWRYIGHLLGIDAELLPRDREEQEALEEIYLLTRPEVDDYCRRLVGSINSEFLVPEIEQLLPHRRLYGVAPPVVHGLERVFLGDEIADELGVPNTRVKHLIRAVGPVLGSANRVIDRIPGTLGPRTGWGDRYRLKQDARLRARYSVHHDLVDAAPDGQAHPARGTAGEDS